TCCGCCCGGCTCGGCCACGACGAGTTCAGCCGGGTCGAGCCGTCCCCTGCGGACATCGAGCGGGCGCGCGCGGCCGGCGTGACGGCCCCGACGGGCTGATCCCCGGCGAGTCGACGGTCGGCGCCGACCACATCGCTGCGGGGCCGTATGGTCCTCTCGGCAGCAGGCAGGTCGGTCGCCGTCGGCGCTGATCGCCTGCCGAGGTCGCGGCGCTCGAATCGGGAATTCGATCGGAGCTGATCGGTCGCCATTCCCCGCGAGTGTTGATGTCGACAATGATTCGTCGACAGTGAATTCGTGAAACAGTTCCGCGAAAAGTCGACATCAGGTGTGAAAGAAACGGATCAACCGGTGTCGTCGAAGTCCGCCGATGGTCCCGGTGTGAATCGGCGGCGGGCCGACGACAGCCGCAGTCGACGATCCGCCTGCGCGAGTGTGTCGATTCGAGGTCGACGCAGTCGGATCGATGCCGGCCGGGCGGGTCGCCGTGGTCGACGGCGACCCGCTTTCGGAGGAGGCGACCTCGACGGCGGTCATCCCACCCGGCGGCGGTGACCCGCCGCCGGGTGGGGCGGTGCGACACCGACTCTGTGGGCAATGCGGCACCGTCCGCAAGGCGTCCACCGGCTGCACCGCCGCCGACCCGTTCGGTCTTCGGCGCGCTGGCCCGAGTCCGTCGCGCCCCTGCCGGGCCTCCGAGCAACAGGCCGATCACCGACCTCCCGAGATCACCCCGAGGATCCGACCGCGCTGGGTTCGCACTCCCGGCTGCGGTCGGGCATCCGTCGCTCCGTGGCCTCGATGTGCTCCTGAAGCGCTCGGCGGGAACGGCCGAGCGTCTCGATCTGGGCGTCGAGACCGCCGAGCCGTGCGCGCAGCGTGGTCAGAGCCTCCGGACAGGGCTCCAGATCGGGCGCCGCGCCGGTGACGCACGGCTGCAGGAAGCGGATCTCCTGCGTCGACAGCCCGGCCGCGAGCAACTGCCTGATCTGCGTGACGATCAGCACGGCATCCTCGGTGTACTCGCGGTAGCCGCCCGCGCTGCGCCGGGGCGCAAGGAGGCCCTGGGACTCGTAGTACCGCAGTTGATGGGGGTGGACGTCGGTACGCCTGCTCAGCTCTCCGATCAGCACGGTGACTCCTTTCGCATGCATTGCGGGCCGCGCGCTTGACCTTCATACCGATGTGAAGGTTGATGATCGTGTCATGACCATCGACTCTTCTTCCGGGCAGCTCCCGACCCGCGACCACGATGCCGAGCAGGCTCCGGTGACGGTGATCGGCCTCGGCCTGATGGGCCGGGCACTCGCCGAGGCGTTCCTGCGAGCAGGCCACCCCACCACCGTGTGGAACCGCACGGCGGCGAAGGCCGACCCGCTCGTCGCCCAGGGCGCGACGCTCGCCGCCTCCGTGGGCGAGGCCGTCGCGGCGGCGCCGCT
The Actinoalloteichus fjordicus DNA segment above includes these coding regions:
- a CDS encoding MerR family transcriptional regulator; translation: MLIGELSRRTDVHPHQLRYYESQGLLAPRRSAGGYREYTEDAVLIVTQIRQLLAAGLSTQEIRFLQPCVTGAAPDLEPCPEALTTLRARLGGLDAQIETLGRSRRALQEHIEATERRMPDRSRECEPSAVGSSG